The Pirellulales bacterium genome includes the window GCGAAGGGAATCACCACCAAGCCCACGAGAAAAATGGCGCACATGCTGACGCCGGCGTAGCGCAGCGGCAGCGGCTCGGGATAGCCATTGAAGACGTGGCTCGTGAGCATTCCCAGCGCGAACGGGCCGCTCGCGGCGACGAACCGCCCTACGTTGTAGCAAAACGAGGTGCCCGTGCTGCGGAGCCGCGTTGGAAACAGCTCAGGAAAATAAATCGCGTAGCCGCCAAACAGCGCCAATTGGCAGAATCCCATGATCGGAACCATCCAGAAGATCTGGCTTGTGTGGTCGATCTGCCAAAACACCCAGGCGGTGCTCGCCGCAGCCAACGTGAAAGCGATGGCAAATGTCGGCTTGCGGCCAATCGCATGCGTTCCCCGGCTGAAAGCCCAAACTCCGAAGAATCCCCCGATGTTTTGCATCATCGAAGTCATCCCCGTCCACCAAGTGACCGCGCTGCTGAGCGGCTGTCCGGTCAATCCTTCCGCTTGGAACTGCTTCATGAGGACCGAGTGCATGAGATCGACCGTGAAGAAGCCGATACCCCAGAGACCGACAACGCCGGAAAACGCGAGCAACAGACCGACGATCGCGTTGCGCCGCCAGCGGGGGTCGCCGAACAATTCGGCATAGGACCCCAGTTTTCGTTTCACGCCCTCCGCGCGTGCGGCCGCTTGCCAACGCTCCGGCTCCTTGAGATACCGAAAGACCACCACCGCCATCATCGCCGGCAGCGTGCCGACGACGAACATATAACGCCAGGCATGCGCGCTGTCGATCAACCGACCCAGACCCATGTTGATCAGCGCCGCAGACACGTTCCCGACTGTCGAGAGCGCTTGGAGCAGCGCCAGCGCGAATGGCCGCGCGCGGTCGGGCATCGTTTCGGCGACGAGCGACACGCCAACGGCGAATTCGCCGCCGACTCCGAGGCCGGTCAAGAAACGATACGCCGCGAAATCCCAAAACCCCGTGGAAAGCGCGCTCAAGCCTGTGAACATCGAATAGAGCAGGATCGTCCAGAGCATCGTCTTCGCTCGGCCGATCCGATCCCCCAGCACGCCAAAAATGAGCCCGCCGCTGGCCCAGCCGATCAGGAAGATCGAGGTCGCATAGCCGGCGTAACCATCGATCAATTCGTTCGGGGGCGGCGTGCCGTTCGGCCCGTGCAAGAGGGCAATCATCGCCGGGCGCCGCGCCAGCG containing:
- a CDS encoding MFS transporter, coding for MADFPESNPYRSPLQSPVGDLSRPWYREVNRYQWFVLMVAALGWLFDCLDQQLFTLARRPAMIALLHGPNGTPPPNELIDGYAGYATSIFLIGWASGGLIFGVLGDRIGRAKTMLWTILLYSMFTGLSALSTGFWDFAAYRFLTGLGVGGEFAVGVSLVAETMPDRARPFALALLQALSTVGNVSAALINMGLGRLIDSAHAWRYMFVVGTLPAMMAVVVFRYLKEPERWQAAARAEGVKRKLGSYAELFGDPRWRRNAIVGLLLAFSGVVGLWGIGFFTVDLMHSVLMKQFQAEGLTGQPLSSAVTWWTGMTSMMQNIGGFFGVWAFSRGTHAIGRKPTFAIAFTLAAASTAWVFWQIDHTSQIFWMVPIMGFCQLALFGGYAIYFPELFPTRLRSTGTSFCYNVGRFVAASGPFALGMLTSHVFNGYPEPLPLRYAGVSMCAIFLVGLVVIPFAPETRGKPLPE